Below is a window of Candidatus Poribacteria bacterium DNA.
CGCCGGAACACCAGTGTCCGGTGACGATCCCTGACCTCGTCGATGAAGCGGCGGAAGTAGGGCTCGCGCGCCTCGCGCTGGAGACAGCGCGCATAGAGGTGGATCGCCTCATCGCTCCTGCCGGCGCGCTCGAGGGCTTCAGCCAGAAGGAATTCGCAGTCTCGCGCGTCGCCGTCGTCGAGATAGCGCTCCAGGTCGAGTGCCCCTGCGTCCGTTCCCGTCACGCGCAAGAGCCGGTCGAACTGCCGAAGCGCCTCGGCGGCATCCTCGATGAGCAGCAGGTCCAGGACGCGGTATGCCAGGTCGATGCGTGCGTTGTTGCAGGAC
It encodes the following:
- a CDS encoding tetratricopeptide repeat protein: SCNNARIDLAYRVLDLLLIEDAAEALRQFDRLLRVTGTDAGALDLERYLDDGDARDCEFLLAEALERAGRSDEAIHLYARCLQREAREPYFRRFIDEVRDRHRTLVFRRIAEAAQTHGMTPSLREQARRALAHGWTRRSRAYHLRRLAEALEAGGHTDDARDVLGEALALFPKLPGVKRLSVRLGIAPYEPAYHDDTASQPRV